The following are encoded together in the Bos javanicus breed banteng chromosome X, ARS-OSU_banteng_1.0, whole genome shotgun sequence genome:
- the KLHL34 gene encoding kelch-like protein 34, translated as MSYFLSYCKAHGGSLLTGYQALRAEGFLCDVTLEAEGSEFPAHRSLLACSSDYFRALFKSHTRESQASVIHLHVPSAAGLQRLLDFIYTAWLPLSMDTVEDTLEAASYLQVTEALGLCGRYLERQLALENCCFAANVAARFGLAHTLSAAERCIVTHLRELLARGAGPAGLLELNPASLRAVLGAPDVARVPEARLLGLALAWLRQEPEAERLAHCTQLLERVRFGLVPADVLRRVYSGSGLTLPARVKGLIIQALNYHTSPSRQPLMQGEQTSVRSPQTRILLVGGRRGREVVTEEVVVPPRAARGRGAAPEPEPEEEEGEEEEEEEEEEQVEEEEWELTQDVVAFDVYNHRWRSLTRLPAQLLGHSVCVAGNFLFVLGGESPSGGACSPPADGPMAVVAQVHRYDPRFHVWTTVPPMREARAHFWCGAVGEGLLAVGGLGAGGQALASVEMYDLRRDRWTAAGALPRALHGHAGAVGDRGVVYISGGKAGRGDGGASSLRDVFSLAPGEQTWSKRAPMGTARFGHHMAALRGAVFAFLGRYEPFSEIERYDPGTDQWTRLRPLPYDRFCYGLALVEETVLLLGGLKWRDSRQVPTRNVVGYDLDLDRWEDIGCALPWAWSGLQCAVLQLAEGGDEQREGEPGETPDFVLGLMG; from the coding sequence ATGAGTTACTTCCTGTCTTACTGCAAAGCTCATGGCGGCTCGCTGCTCACCGGCTACCAGGCGCTGCGCGCCGAGGGCTTCCTGTGCGACGTGACGCTGGAGGCGGAGGGCAGCGAGTTCCCGGCGCACAGGTCGCTCCTCGCGTGTTCCAGCGACTACTTCAGGGCTCTGTTCAAGAGTCACACCCGGGAATCCCAGGCGAGCGTGATCCACCTGCACGTGCCGTCGGCGGCGGGCCTGCAGCGCCTGCTGGACTTCATCTACACCGCCTGGCTGCCGCTCTCCATGGACACAGTGGAGGACACGCTGGAGGCCGCCAGCTACCTGCAGGTCACCGAGGCCCTGGGGCTTTGCGGCCGCTACCTGGAGCGCCAGCTGGCCCTGGAGAACTGCTGCTTCGCCGCCAACGTGGCGGCTCGCTTTGGCCTGGCGCACACGCTGAGCGCGGCCGAACGCTGCATCGTGACCCACCTGAGGGAGCTGCTGGCGCGGGGCGCGGGCCCGGCCGGCCTTCTGGAGCTCAACCCCGCGTCGCTGAGGGCCGTGCTGGGTGCCCCTGACGTGGCGCGGGTGCCTGAGGCCCGGCTGCTGGGCCTGGCGCTGGCCTGGCTGCGGCAGGAGCCTGAGGCCGAACGCCTGGCCCACTGCACCCAGCTACTCGAGCGGGTCCGCTTCGGCCTCGTGCCCGCCGACGTGCTGCGGCGCGTGTACTCGGGCTCCGGCCTCACCCTGCCCGCCCGGGTCAAGGGCCTCATCATCCAGGCCCTCAACTACCACACGTCGCCCTCCCGCCAGCCGCTCATGCAGGGCGAGCAGACCAGCGTCCGGAGCCCTCAAACACGCATCTTGTTGGTCGGGGGGCGCCGGGGGCGGGAGGTGGTGACTGAGGAAGTCGTGGTCCCCCCGCGGGCAGCCCGGGGCAGGGGCGCCGCGCCGGAGCCGGAGccggaggaagaggagggagaggaggaggaggaggaggaggaagaggagcaggtggaggaggaggagtgggagCTCACCCAGGACGTGGTGGCCTTTGACGTGTACAACCACCGCTGGCGCAGCCTCACGcggctgcctgctcagctgctggggCACAGCGTGTGTGTCGCGGGCAACTTCCTGTTCGTCCTGGGCGGGGAGAGCCCGTCTGGCGGCGCCTGCTCGCCCCCAGCGGACGGCCCTATGGCTGTCGTGGCGCAAGTGCACCGTTACGACCCGCGCTTCCACGTGTGGACGACGGTGCCCCCTATGCGGGAAGCACGGGCCCATTTCTGGTGCGGCGCCGTGGGAGAGGGGCTCCTGGCCGTCGGGGGCCTGGGCGCGGGCGGCCAAGCGCTGGCTTCGGTGGAAATGTATGACCTGCGCCGGGACCGCTGGACGGCGGCCGGGGCGCTGCCGCGGGCTCTGCACGGCCACGCGGGCGCCGTCGGGGATCGCGGCGTCGTTTACATCTCCGGGGGCAAGGCGGGGAGAGGCGACGGCGGCGCGAGCAGCCTCCGGGACGTGTTCTCCCTGGCCCCCGGGGAGCAGACGTGGAGCAAGAGAGCGCCCATGGGCACAGCCCGCTTCGGGCACCACATGGCCGCCCTGCGCGGCGCGGTGTTCGCCTTTCTGGGGCGCTACGAGCCCTTCTCCGAGATCGAGCGCTACGACCCCGGCACCGACCAGTGGACTCGGCTGCGGCCGCTACCCTACGACCGCTTTTGCTATGGGCTGGCCTTGGTGGAGGAGACGGTGCTGCTACTGGGCGGCCTCAAGTGGCGAGACTCACGTCAGGTGCCCACCCGCAACGTGGTGGGCTATGACCTCGACCTGGACCGCTGGGAGGACATTGGCTGCGCGCTCCCCTGGGCCTGGAGCGGCCTGCAGTGCGCAGTGCTGCAGCTGGCAGAGGGTGGGGAcgagcagagggagggagagccGGGAGAGACACCGGATTTTGTTCTGGGCTTAATGGGTTAA